One genomic region from Pseudorca crassidens isolate mPseCra1 chromosome 11, mPseCra1.hap1, whole genome shotgun sequence encodes:
- the MANSC1 gene encoding MANSC domain-containing protein 1: MPPLTAASSKSVPIDLLQAGLPQTLNLLEKTHKKAVSAKCKRRYACTVYICVLFDFHRGYLPVLWSPGSEKAQLQTLRHPRGWRPRPGSAHSGYAGRGWVSGEPGDQRRGSRLSPVPRGPAPGCREAAPRCRAGTCPSTSGKLSAAATEAGTRESQTRGWAGAAEPAGRPHRAPRGSAAASPSALGCPAPGGQQGPVLRSPERNSVICPIFLKQTQGRGRVIRPLETKTNLKFKMFFREGWSLTHTRVIICFLMLRLSTSQNCPIKSLEDMVIDIQSSLSKGIRGNEPIHTLTQEDCINSCCSTKNISGDKACNLMIFDTRKTAKLPNCYLFFCPSEEACPLKPAKGLMSYRIIRDFPSLAGTDLPSQEVAQEESLSRSRSSHTITPTPPPPTGDSEPTVLWRDSLSQKFGSSDHSEKLLKIDLASPQWTVYKENDQSQKSPSSSEQTVAHLLPEYVTVFPSTVAVAALPAVLATPKPASLPAANAAEIPSVTPQPQGATSAPPVAAVTNTTTTEVPTSIFRASTHSKGPPDTVPFRDVSSLTWNTEAARDPATFPLSNVNSPTTNTTASQEDGKASSGGPSLSGAPETQPGLAFEQWLLVGTVLFGVLFLAIGLGLLGRMLLESLHRKRYSRLDYLINGIYVDI, from the exons ATGCCACCACTCACTGCTGCCTCTTCGAAATCAGtaccaatagacttgctccaggcaggattgccacaaaccttaaATTTGttggaaaaaacacacaaaaaagcagtCTCTGCTAAGTGCAAACGGAGGTATGCCTGTACAGTGTACATTTGTGTACTGTTTGACTTTCATCGTGGGTATTTGCCTGTTCTCTGGTCTCCAGGAAGCGAGAAGGCGCAGCTGCAGACCCTCAGGCACCCACGAGGGTGGCGCCCCCGCCCTGGCAGCGCGCACAGCGGCTATGCGGGCCGGGGGTGGGTGAGTGGGGAGCCTGGGGACCAGAGGAGGGGCTCCCGGCTCTCCCCGGTGCCCAGGGGGCCTGCTCCAGGTTGCCGGGAAGCAGCTCCGCGTTGCAGGGCGGGAACGTGCCCTTCCACCTCTGGCAAACTTTCGGCCGCCGCAACGGAAGCAGGAACTCGTGAATCGCAAACCCGGGGCTGGGCGGGAGCTGCGGAGCCTGCTGGGCGTCCTCACCGAGCCCCTCGCGGATCCGCCGCTGCTTCCCCGAGCGCGCTGGGCTGCCCTGCACCGGGAGGGCAGCAGGGCCCGGTCCTCCGGTCTCCAG AGAGAAATTCCGTCATCTGTCCAATCTTCTTGAAGCAAACTCAGGGCAGAGGGAGAGTTATCCGACCTTTGGAGACCAAGACTAacctgaaatttaaaatgttcttccGGGAGGGATGGAGCTTGACTCACACTCGTGTAATAATTTGTTTCCTGATGCTAAGGCTGTCCACCAGTCAGAACTGTCCCATCAAGAGTCTAGAAGATATGGTCATTGACATCCAGTCATCCCTTTCCAAGGGAATCAGAGGCAATGAGCCCATACACACATTAACTCAAGAAGACTGCATTAATTCTTGCTGCTCAACAAAAAACATATCAG GGGACAAAGCATGTAACTTGATGATCTTCGACACTCGAAAAACAGCTAAACTACCCAACTGCTACCTGTTCTTCTGTCCCAGTGAGGAAGCCTGTCCCCTGAAACCAGCAAAGGGACTTATGAGTTACAGGATAATCAGAG ATTTTCCATCTTTGGCGGGAACTGATTTGCCAAGCCAGGAGGTAGCCCAGGAAGAGTCTCTGTCCCGCAGCAGGTCTTCACACACCATCACTCCCACGCCCCCTCCTCCCACAGGTGATTCAGAGCCCACGGTCTTATGGAGAGATTCATTGTCTCAGAAGTTTGGATCCTCAGATCACTCGGAGAAACTACTCAAGATTGACCTGGCAAGTCCACAGTGGActgtttataaagaaaatgaCCAGTCTCAGAAGTCACCATCTTCCTCAGAACAAACAGTAGCTCATCTGCTGCCTGAATATGTGACAGTGTTCCCCAGTACAGTGGCAGTTGCCGCTCTGCCCGCTGTCCTGGCCACTCCAAAGCCTGCATCTCTCCCTGCCGCCAACGCTGCAGAGATACCTTCTGTGACTCCTCAGCCTCAGGGGGCCACCTCTGCCCCACCTGTAGCCGCGGTCACTAACACGACCACAACTGAGGTTCCGACTTCCATCTTTAGGGCATCGACACACTCGAAAGGCCCACCAGACACGGTGCCCTTTAGAGACGTTTCCAGCTTGACCTGGAACACAGAGGCTGCCCGGGACCCTGCTACGTTTCCTTTGTCAAATGTGAATTCTCCCACTACAAATACAACAGCTTCCCAGGAAGATGGGAAGGCCAGCTCTGGTGGGCCCTCCCTGAGCGGTGCTCCAGAAACGCAGCCGGGCCTCGCATTTGAACAGTGGCTCCTGGTCGGGACCGTGCTCTTTGGGGTCCTGTTCCTCGCCATAGGCCTGGGTCTCTTGGGCAGAATGCTCTTAGAATCCCTCCACAGGAAACGTTACTCGAGGCTTGATTATTTGATCAATGGCATCTATGTTGACATCTAA